From the Plasmodium vivax scf_7141 genomic scaffold, whole genome shotgun sequence genome, the window tttatttttttataatttcttgAACTTATGATGCTACTTGATTTTACAAAGATTTAGTTTAAATGATTTTCTTATATAGCATGAATTGATATTTTATCATACATGCTAtttctgaaaaaaattattcacttttttttctatttgcACAGAACTAcaataattttcataataatgataatttttattaactcaTCACCCCTTATCGTATTCGTTTTAGTAATCTGTTACAGAACCGTATCCAACTTGATATTCATCATTTGGTATACCAGTTTGTAAATATTCGAAATTATTCATTAGGTTTGCATCATATACGTTGTTATCtaaaggaaataaattaCTTCCATTTAATGCTCCTCTTCGTGAATTTAACCGATTTCTAAAGGGTCCATACTATTGTTATAAAAAGGATggtataatttaataatgtactgaaattattatattaatattgtattaacatgaaatataaaattgtgCATAATATTTCGCTTATGTAATGATACTttaccttatataatatggTACCAAATAGGGAAATTCCTGCAAGCGAAGCAGCAGCATAGGTGGTATCTAGCTTAGGTGGATCCTCGTTAAACTGAAGACCAATTTTCAGATCTTCCAGGTTAGGATCATCTGGTCCAGGAACGCCCAAACCATCATGATGGCCGGTATCTTGCGAATTTTCTGTTTCATATGCTTCTTCATCCGTtggttcttttatttttacttctaCCCGTGTATCTGCACTATCAGATGAGGGGGCTACAGTAGCATTTGTTTgttgttttgctttattaCAGTTAAtattacttatatttttgtgtatAAAATCAATGGAACATTGGTTATTAAGCTTAAAAATacttttattgtaaaatgcACGAAAGAATTTCATGAGAGTTTCATTTCTATATTTTAGGCgagatataatttttttacatttatatttctttagagaatttttttccttcataaaatattcaatATCTTCACATAAGTCAAGCattaatttcttaaaaaataaatttttatctttataaCTGTAAAGATCTCTACTGCAGCTTAATGaaggatatttttttaaagcatctATGCAACCTTTATCAACTTTATGAATCCAACGAAAACCTTCAGACATGTTTAGATTATTGATTCCTTGCACTATATAATCTAGTATGGAATTTAAATTTGTACAATATTTGCCATGATCAATATTATTCAGTTGattatattcttttaaatgCTCTgtcaatttattttcatatccATTTATCCATGATATAATACCActtacatttcttttttcaatataatcTAAGATGATTCCAAAATTTACACCgcgaattatattaaaattacgTTTGTCTGAAGGAAGTACATTTGAAACCCTGTCGCTATTATAAATCTAAATAATACAATGAGGAATATTaatttacacattttatattttatttattattaaacatgaaacaaattataatattaaaataaaacattataGAAGACAATATAaccaataaaaaaaatacattactAATTTAAAAGGTATGCTCAtgattttaatatttttattagatataatatgaaaaatcttaattctatataataattgaaaaaaaaataaaaggaataaattatataatagtaTATATGCTAttgttaattataatttataactTCAAATacaatgtttaaaaaaaatatatttttgtattcatttttataatatacagGCGTAGCAtggtattttatataaaattaatataattgata encodes:
- a CDS encoding Pv-fam-c protein (encoded by transcript PVX_104690A), yielding MSIPFKLIYNSDRVSNVLPSDKRNFNIIRGVNFGIILDYIEKRNVSGIISWINGYENKLTEHLKEYNQLNNIDHGKYCTNLNSILDYIVQGINNLNMSEGFRWIHKVDKGCIDALKKYPSLSCSRDLYSYKDKNLFFKKLMLDLCEDIEYFMKEKNSLKKYKCKKIISRLKYRNETLMKFFRAFYNKSIFKLNNQCSIDFIHKNISNINCNKAKQQTNATVAPSSDSADTRVEVKIKEPTDEEAYETENSQDTGHHDGLGVPGPDDPNLEDLKIGLQFNEDPPKLDTTYAAASLAGISLFGTILYKVKYHYISEILCTILYFMLIQY